The following DNA comes from Marichromatium purpuratum 984.
CCCGATGAAGACATTGATCCAGTGGTCCCTCGTCCCCGCCCTGCTCATCGCCGCCGGCGCACACGCCGAGACCGCGCCCGACCCGCGCATGGCCGAGGCCAAGACGCTCATCCAGCAGTTCGCCAAGACCCTGCAGGGCGAACTCAAGCAGGCCATCGAGGCCGGTGGTCCGGTACGCGCGATCGAGGTCTGCGAAGAGCGCGCACCGGTGATCGCCGACGAGCTGAGCACGCAGAGCGGCTGGTCGGTCGGGCGTACCAGCCTCGGGGTGCGCAATGCCACGCACAACACCCCGGACGACTGGGAGCGCGAGGTGCTCGACCAGTTCGAGGAGCAGCGCGCCGCCGGCGAGCCGGTGGCCGGTCTCGCCCATGCCGAGGTGGTCGAGGACGAGGACGGACGTCGCTTCCGCTTCATGAAGGCGATCCCCACCGCCGAGGTCTGTCTCGCCTGTCACGGCGATCACCTCACCCCCGAGGTGGCAGCCGCCCTGGACGAGCGTTATCCTGAGGACAACGCGCGCGGCTACCGCGCCGGCGACATCCGGGGTGCCTTCACCCTGGCCAAGCCACTCTGATACCTATCGCGCCCGGCGCCCGTGCGCCGGGCGCACGCAGGTGCGAGCCCATGGCCGACGAACGCTTCGATCTCAGCTATACCGGCGCCATCGCCCCCGACGCCGATCCCGCCCAGGTGCGCGAGCGGCTCTGCGCCGTGTTCAAGCTCGCCGGCGCCGGCTGCGAGCGACTGTTCAGCGGCAAGCGCGTGGTGGTCAAACGTGGCGTCGACGCCACCACCGTCGCCCAGTACCGCCAGGTCTTCACCCAGGCCGGCGCGGTGCTGGAGGTGACCCCGAGCGAGCGCGCCGCCCCCGCCCCGCAACCGGTACGCCCCGCGCCCGATGGCCCGGTGGAGGATCCGACGGGTTCCCCCGAGACGCTCGCCCGGATCGATGCCGAGGCGCTGGCACTGGCCCCACAGGACGGCTTCCTCGAACCCTCGCGCACGGTTAAGATGCCCGCCATCGACACCAGCCACCTGAGCCTGGTACAAGGCGCCGATTGGACCCTGGCCGATTGCGAGCCGCCGCCGACGCCGATCCCGACGCCCGACATCGATCATCTCGCGCTGGTCGACATCGAGCCCGAAGAACAACGACAGGAACGCAGCGACTGACCCCTCCATGACCATCGACTTCGAGCATCTCGTCATCGGCGCCGGCATCAGCGGACTCGGCGCCGCGCACTTCTCCGCACGTCGCGGCCACTCCACCCTGGTGCTGGAGGCGCGCGATCGCGTCGGCGGCTGCATCAACAGCCAGGCCTTCGAGGACCAGGACGGTTTCTGGGTCGAGTCGGGCGGACATACCTGCTTCAACAGCTACGGCAACCTGCTCACCATCCTCGACGATCTGGGGCTGACCGCGCTGATCCAGCCCAAGCTCAAGGTCGGCTATGCGCTGTGGCAGGACGGCAAGCGTCGCCCGATCCGTTCGGCGCTGCACCTCGGCGAGGCGATCCGCTCGCTGCCGCGGATGTTCCGCGAGCCCAAGGCCGGACGCAGCGTCGCCGACTACTACAGCGCCATCCTCGGCCGGCGCAACTACGACGACCTGTTGCGTCACGCCTTCCAGGCGGTGATCTGCCAGCCCGCCGACGACTACCCGGCCGAGGCGCTGTTCCGCCGCAAGCCGCGGCGCAAGGAGGTGATCAAGGCCTTCACCTTCCCGAGCGGGCTCTCGACCATCCCCCAGGCGATCGCCGATCAGCCGAGGATCGAGGTGCGCACCGGCCAGGAGGTCGAGCGCATCGCGCGTACCGACGCGGGCTTCCGGGTCCACCTCGCCGATGGCGAGAGCATCGGCGCCGCCCGGCTCACCCTGGCGGTGCCGCCGCCGGTGGCCGCCGCGCTGATGCCCGA
Coding sequences within:
- a CDS encoding protoporphyrinogen/coproporphyrinogen oxidase, whose protein sequence is MTIDFEHLVIGAGISGLGAAHFSARRGHSTLVLEARDRVGGCINSQAFEDQDGFWVESGGHTCFNSYGNLLTILDDLGLTALIQPKLKVGYALWQDGKRRPIRSALHLGEAIRSLPRMFREPKAGRSVADYYSAILGRRNYDDLLRHAFQAVICQPADDYPAEALFRRKPRRKEVIKAFTFPSGLSTIPQAIADQPRIEVRTGQEVERIARTDAGFRVHLADGESIGAARLTLAVPPPVAAALMPEGFEQARAAIDGIGMAEIETLVLVFRAAEVDIKPMAGLIAIEDAFYSSVSRDFLPDPELRGFAFHFRPGALDAEAQIARACATLDLRPDQVLDQARVHNRLPALRAGHAERVAALDAALAGTPLAVTGNWFLGVSIEDALTRSRSEHDRLFGAR
- a CDS encoding Tll0287-like domain-containing protein encodes the protein MKTLIQWSLVPALLIAAGAHAETAPDPRMAEAKTLIQQFAKTLQGELKQAIEAGGPVRAIEVCEERAPVIADELSTQSGWSVGRTSLGVRNATHNTPDDWEREVLDQFEEQRAAGEPVAGLAHAEVVEDEDGRRFRFMKAIPTAEVCLACHGDHLTPEVAAALDERYPEDNARGYRAGDIRGAFTLAKPL